One Anastrepha obliqua isolate idAnaObli1 chromosome 6, idAnaObli1_1.0, whole genome shotgun sequence DNA window includes the following coding sequences:
- the LOC129249899 gene encoding uncharacterized protein LOC129249899 — MNKDQKQTKTSDSATKKTDKRTDTNPKRTDIWTHPLTQQTDKWTTRTDTSELRKLGTSSEDELLASSQETVDGKAVGHSTPSTLNQPSSSADAKGQKRQNAKKGKAHPKDAVDKARCQKVVDEYLAFQATQKAKAVKRNRSQDESDKPTKKPKVSVHTASIPKPTKRSFNEVTRDHLQIALVDELTNRGKPASDKWSEIEARLSRIVVDHVMANPEGHVPGFDSMEVVRGYRVIKCDDQLSLNFLQTVVGKIQSDWEGLRLKLIPASEIPRRPRARIWIPNMEFQAKQLIPYLQAHNRTVPMDDWSIIKAEAPQKNNVSFLLQISEESIEPLGKVDNKLRFGVRKAQLKIFRSANPEDEQDEVDGSNELLTGMQLDDAASTKNDGANEQHPEVQLGDAVKL; from the exons ATGAACAAagatcaaaaacaaacaaaaacttcgGATAGCGCTACAAAGAAGACGGACAAACGGACGGACACAAACCCAAAACGAACGGATATATGGACGCACCCATTGACACAACAGACGGACAAATGGACAACTCGGACCGACACTAGCGAACTGAGGAAGTTGGGAACTTCCTCAGAGGACGAACTCTTGGCCTCCAGCCAAGAGACGGTTGAtggcaaagctgtgggccacagcacgccatcAACCTTAAATCAACCATCCTCATCCGCTGATGCCAAGGGGCAAAAGCGCCAAAACGCTAAAAAAG GGAAAGCTCATCCAAAGGACGCGGTCGATAAGGCAAGgtgccaaaaggtggtcgatgagTACCTGGCGTTCCAGGCCACCCAGAAAGCAAAAGCCGTGAAACGCAATCGTTCGCAGGACGAAAGCGACAAACcaacgaagaagccaaaagtgTCCGTTCACACAGCTTCAATACCAAAACCAACCAAACGCTCATTTAATGAGGTGACACGGGATCACCTGCAAATAGCGTTGGTTGACGAATTAACTAACCGCGGTAAACCTGCATCGGATAAGTGGTCCGAAATCGAGGCACGGCTGTCCCGCATTGTCGTCGATCACGTCATGGCAAACCCGGAGGGTCATGTGCCAGGATTTGATTCAATGGAGGTGGTCCGCGGATACAGGGTGATCAAGTGCGACGATCAACTCTCCCTTAACTTCCTGCAAACAGTTGTGGGCAAGATCCAGAGCGACTGGGAAGGTTTGAGGCTCAAACTAATCCCGGCCAGCGAAATCCCTCGACGGCCGAGGGCCCGCATCTGGATTCCAAACATGGAATTCCAAGCTAAGCAGCTTATTCCATACCTGCAGGCACACAATCGCACTGTTCCGATGGATGATTGGagcatcatcaaagcggaggctccgcaaaagaacAATGTGTCCTTCCTTCTCCAAATATCGGAGGAGAGCATCGAGCCACTGGGAAAAGTGGACAATAAACTTCGGTTCGGCGTCAGGAAAGCGCAACTGAAGATATTCCGATCTGCAAATCCGGAGGATGAACAGGACGAGGTTGACGGCTCCAACGAGTTGCTCACAGGCATGCAACTTGACGACGCCGCATCCACCAAAAACGATGGCGCTAATGAGCAGCACCCGGAAGTGCAGCTTGGCGACGCCGTCAAATTGTAA